A window of Haliscomenobacter hydrossis DSM 1100 contains these coding sequences:
- a CDS encoding phage tail protein, whose amino-acid sequence MAEPFLSEIRIMSFVFAPKGWALSNGQLLPINQNQALFSLLGTTFGGDGRVNFALPDLRGRTPIHVGSGHTLGERGGEQAHTLSIAEIPTHTHVVNATSTVQNTIAPSGTTYFADTAPSELYTGPASLVAMNAQMVGNVGGSQAHLNMQPFLTLSFCIALQGIFPSPT is encoded by the coding sequence ATGGCCGAACCATTTCTATCTGAAATTCGGATCATGAGTTTCGTCTTTGCCCCCAAAGGCTGGGCACTTAGCAACGGACAGTTGTTGCCGATCAACCAAAACCAAGCGCTTTTTTCGCTGTTGGGTACTACCTTTGGTGGTGATGGCCGAGTCAATTTTGCCTTACCTGACCTACGCGGGCGAACCCCCATCCATGTTGGTAGTGGGCACACCTTGGGCGAAAGAGGAGGAGAACAGGCTCATACCTTATCTATTGCTGAAATACCCACGCATACCCATGTAGTGAATGCCACCAGCACGGTTCAAAATACCATCGCACCGAGTGGTACCACCTACTTTGCGGATACTGCTCCTTCGGAACTGTATACCGGCCCGGCTAGCCTCGTAGCCATGAATGCACAAATGGTAGGCAATGTAGGTGGCAGTCAAGCACACCTCAATATGCAGCCATTTTTAACGCTGAGTTTCTGCATTGCACTGCAAGGGATTTTCCCAAGTCCCACCTAG
- the pepT gene encoding peptidase T codes for MFPPIQHSVLERFLRYVQIDTQSNPFSPTFPSTEKQKDLARVLVQELLALGVADAHMDEYGYVYATVPATVTHPVPTICFCSHLDTSSDSSGTDVKPIIHYNYKGQDLVLPDDPSIIIRLQDHPNLGEQMGNDIITASGLTLLGADNKAGIAEIMDATQYLMQHPEVPHGTLKILFTPDEEIGRGVNHVDLQKLGAHFGYTVDGERRGSFEDETFSADAVTLIIDGVSTHPGFAKGKMESAVKIASEIVARLPKDRLAPEAVDGRAGFIHPATIEGLTEKAAIHFIVRDFTDEGLVTHETFLKNVVEEVMQNYPHSRYEMRLHQQYRNMKKVLDQYPQVTTNALEAIRRAGIEPIHSSIRGGTDGARLSYMGLPCPNIFAGEHAFHSKQEWVSVQDMQKAVEVIVHLAMIWAE; via the coding sequence ATGTTTCCACCCATTCAGCACAGTGTCCTGGAGCGTTTTTTGCGCTATGTCCAAATAGATACGCAATCCAATCCTTTTTCGCCTACTTTTCCCAGCACAGAAAAACAGAAGGATTTGGCCCGGGTATTGGTGCAGGAGCTTCTAGCATTAGGCGTTGCTGATGCGCACATGGATGAATATGGCTACGTGTACGCAACTGTTCCTGCAACCGTGACACATCCAGTACCTACAATCTGTTTTTGCTCCCATCTGGATACTTCTTCTGATAGCAGTGGTACCGATGTAAAGCCCATCATCCACTACAACTATAAGGGCCAGGATTTGGTGCTGCCAGATGATCCCAGTATCATCATTCGTCTACAGGATCACCCCAATCTTGGTGAACAAATGGGTAATGACATCATCACTGCGAGTGGGCTTACGCTGCTGGGTGCCGACAACAAAGCGGGAATAGCTGAAATTATGGATGCAACCCAGTATTTGATGCAACACCCCGAAGTACCCCATGGCACCCTAAAAATCCTCTTTACCCCCGATGAAGAAATTGGCCGGGGAGTCAACCATGTGGATTTACAAAAACTCGGAGCACACTTTGGCTATACCGTGGATGGAGAACGGCGAGGTTCTTTTGAAGACGAAACCTTTAGTGCCGATGCGGTCACACTCATCATTGATGGGGTAAGTACACATCCCGGTTTTGCGAAAGGCAAAATGGAAAGCGCGGTCAAAATTGCCAGTGAAATTGTAGCTCGGCTCCCCAAAGATCGACTGGCACCAGAGGCCGTCGATGGCCGTGCAGGATTCATCCATCCTGCCACAATCGAGGGATTGACCGAAAAAGCAGCCATTCATTTCATTGTCCGCGACTTCACGGATGAAGGGCTGGTTACACACGAAACTTTTTTAAAAAATGTGGTTGAGGAAGTGATGCAAAACTATCCTCACTCGCGCTACGAAATGCGGCTACACCAACAGTACCGCAATATGAAAAAAGTGCTGGATCAATACCCACAAGTCACCACAAATGCACTTGAGGCGATCCGCAGGGCAGGAATTGAACCGATCCATTCAAGTATTCGCGGGGGTACCGATGGTGCGCGCTTGTCTTATATGGGGTTGCCCTGTCCCAATATTTTTGCAGGAGAACATGCATTTCACTCCAAGCAAGAATGGGTATCTGTGCAGGATATGCAAAAAGCGGTTGAGGTGATTGTGCATTTGGCCATGATTTGGGCAGAGTAG
- a CDS encoding phage tail protein — protein sequence MADPFVAEIRIFPFNFAPKGWAWCDGQLLPLSQNTALFSLLGTTYGGNGKSNFALPDLQGRAPMHPGQGPGLSLHDLGETGGSETVSLLESEIPSHSHAVRTVNDSGLNNDPSNALVARASIYNATLTSTAMSPNALAPAGGDQPHNNMMPYLTFYFCIALQGVFPPRT from the coding sequence ATGGCAGATCCATTTGTTGCCGAAATCCGCATATTTCCTTTCAACTTTGCACCCAAAGGCTGGGCCTGGTGTGATGGCCAATTGCTCCCTCTTTCTCAAAATACCGCCTTGTTTTCTTTGCTGGGTACCACTTACGGGGGCAATGGCAAATCCAATTTTGCCCTACCTGATTTGCAAGGCCGTGCTCCCATGCACCCAGGGCAAGGCCCAGGTTTGTCTCTACATGATTTAGGGGAAACCGGGGGCAGTGAAACCGTAAGTTTATTGGAAAGTGAAATTCCGTCACATAGTCATGCAGTAAGGACAGTGAATGACAGCGGATTGAACAATGATCCTTCCAATGCATTGGTAGCCAGGGCCTCCATTTATAATGCGACATTGACCTCTACAGCTATGTCGCCCAATGCTTTGGCACCAGCAGGAGGTGACCAACCTCACAATAACATGATGCCTTACCTGACTTTTTATTTCTGTATTGCACTACAAGGGGTATTTCCTCCACGTACTTAA
- a CDS encoding phage tail protein yields MAQPYVGEIRMFAGNFAPAGWMFCEGQLLPISENETLFQLIGTTYGGDGQETFGLPDLRGRIPIHQGNGFILAETGGAEEITLTVNQIPAHAHPFLGSTNNGSGTSPGGTVFGRNASAPFYTTDTSVGTVNIAPGTIGAVGGSQPHTNFQPYLCVDFIISLFGIFPSPT; encoded by the coding sequence ATGGCACAACCATATGTTGGCGAAATACGCATGTTTGCAGGCAATTTTGCTCCAGCAGGCTGGATGTTTTGTGAAGGCCAGCTCCTCCCTATTTCTGAAAACGAAACCTTATTTCAATTAATAGGTACCACCTACGGGGGGGATGGCCAAGAAACTTTTGGCTTACCCGACTTGCGCGGAAGGATTCCGATTCACCAGGGCAACGGCTTTATCCTGGCAGAAACTGGTGGGGCGGAAGAGATAACGCTGACTGTCAATCAGATTCCTGCTCATGCTCATCCCTTTTTAGGCAGTACCAATAATGGTAGTGGAACCAGCCCAGGAGGTACGGTTTTTGGGCGAAATGCTTCGGCGCCATTTTACACCACTGATACTTCAGTTGGCACTGTTAACATAGCGCCGGGTACGATTGGTGCAGTTGGGGGTTCTCAACCGCATACCAATTTCCAGCCTTATTTGTGTGTTGATTTTATCATCTCACTATTTGGCATCTTCCCCAGTCCAACCTAG
- a CDS encoding DUF6916 family protein, giving the protein MLEQISIANFQPHLNETFSIRFTPEATHPAVLTKVTPWSHGSDKYRQPFTLELETDLKETYYLQGSFTLVHPTAGELVLFMVPLGLGSMGMRYEIVFS; this is encoded by the coding sequence ATGTTAGAACAAATAAGCATTGCTAATTTTCAGCCTCATTTGAATGAAACCTTTTCCATTCGTTTTACCCCTGAAGCGACGCATCCGGCGGTGTTAACCAAAGTTACGCCCTGGAGTCATGGGTCGGATAAATACCGCCAGCCCTTTACGCTGGAGCTTGAAACCGATTTGAAAGAAACCTACTACTTGCAAGGTTCTTTCACTTTGGTACACCCTACGGCGGGGGAATTGGTTTTGTTCATGGTGCCACTGGGGTTAGGAAGTATGGGCATGAGGTATGAAATTGTATTCAGTTAG
- a CDS encoding GNAT family N-acetyltransferase: MVSLRAIYEEDLPRLFEIYASTRAEELALVPDWPEEQKMAFLSQQFLAQHQYYQEFYKGAELQLIVLDEEAIGRLYVHWLYSPQEVRIMDVALLPAYRGRGIGSALIKAVQQKGAEMGKTVTIHVEYNNPALQLYERLGFQKIGEFNSVYYLLEWKPTA, translated from the coding sequence ATGGTAAGCTTACGCGCCATTTACGAGGAAGATTTGCCTCGTTTGTTTGAAATATACGCCAGCACCAGAGCCGAGGAATTGGCTCTGGTGCCCGATTGGCCCGAAGAACAAAAAATGGCTTTCCTCAGCCAGCAGTTTCTAGCGCAGCACCAGTATTACCAGGAGTTTTACAAGGGTGCCGAGCTCCAGCTCATTGTTCTGGATGAGGAGGCGATTGGTCGGCTTTACGTGCATTGGTTGTACAGCCCGCAGGAGGTACGGATTATGGACGTGGCGCTTTTGCCAGCTTACCGTGGGCGGGGCATTGGTTCAGCGCTCATCAAAGCGGTTCAGCAAAAAGGGGCCGAAATGGGCAAAACCGTAACCATCCACGTAGAGTACAACAATCCAGCGCTACAACTTTATGAACGTTTGGGCTTCCAAAAAATCGGTGAATTCAATTCCGTGTATTATCTTTTGGAGTGGAAGCCTACAGCTTAA